One genomic region from Diabrotica undecimpunctata isolate CICGRU chromosome 9, icDiaUnde3, whole genome shotgun sequence encodes:
- the LOC140450561 gene encoding uncharacterized protein, with protein MAQDMKTLIRNRGSIKQKITILENYISSIQDETNSVDICNIQSRYENCKDLINQFETIQTEIEEKCEEKDLISQFSERNAFESKYFTSISFLKDILNKNSPIQSNVPVHDSLQNILLPKLKLPVFNGEYETWLDFKQSFMSTIDQNTTLNQSQKYNFLKATLDGYAKRAISGCEETQDYPRAWKMLCDKFDKRKCLVDTHIQSVINITPLHKNTFLQFRHLLDEVSIHLSALENKINQHKWKEFHTKTELPTLNEFLDFLKERQDILQSQQEVNVKPQFNQFSKASNQFYKTKDAQMHSHNTCNLGSCKKCGRKHNTFLHNDVTNQQNNNSNEPLVFNNSSSQPSTSSSYNNAGNQTSQQSTVLFQTNPSSINIKEGIINASILLSTVTFKVRDSSGKFQVGRALLDSGAQSNLVTEAFCKKIGVPLSSANLSIIGINQVMSTLTKKTSLTIFSNVSNFQCNVCCYVTPMISSSIPSEKVNVTNIKIPDNIKLSDPLFYSPNEIDMLIGVTLFWDLILDGKITIGKNKPIFQNTKLGWIVSGAINNSGNYSICNFSKDIVIPEDHQLKKFWELNELDNSIEMSTDELHCEELFHNDTSRHENGQFIVKFPLRSSPTLLGDSKEKAIQRFLSLEKRFKSNTIFYNLYKQFIQDYIQLGHMTKISVDNLTSSHYYLPHHAVLKETSITSKIRVVFDGSCTTSSGWSLNDLQYMGPKVLNNIFDITLRFRLYKYVVSADVSKMYRQILMHSDHRPLQCIIWRNKSEDDLSSYQLNTVTYGTKSAPYLAIKCLNQVATEYKNIFPIASKTIHNDFYVDDLLTGSNNIEELQTRCNDISSILKSANFILRKWVSNNSAVLEKVELTDIPNKVLDIGESESFKTLGTQWDSKQDILRYKITTIPLDKIVTKRQILSIIAQIYDPLGLLSPVIIISKILIQHLWSIKLPWDDPVPENVHIKWFQFYNQLSQLNTLKIPRIVIGTSHKLVDIHCFCDASLQAYASCLYMRSINSDGAYTVRLLCSKTKVSPLKSVTIPRLELCAALLGAQLTNQTINAISSTVPVYMWSDSQIVLCWIKKQPNQLQTFVSNRVAKIQNLTSNFMWSYVSTKENPADLASRGIVPELFINMNLWWMGPDFLYQSIDHLVNSNSHQIIELPELKKVNKVLTSKIMNQFTLFTTYSDLTKLQRITSYILRFIFNLRKSKSERKYGSLSVEELNYANLKLIKLAQFESFAEEIKIIEQNKSLPPKHKLSFLSPFLDEQGLLRVGGRLKFTSLEIYKHHPYLLSSTHNLTKLIFKHKHAALLHPGPQLLLASIRQFYWPIGGRSLARQTTKNCITCFKFNPSFATYPMSSLPDNRIKPSLPFQFTGIDYAGPFPLKDKAGRGCKILKCYICVFVCFSTKAIHLELVSNLTTRCFLSCLKRFTSRRGVPSDVYSDNGSTFVGARNELKEFGIFLLKNENVITQYASKDNIHWHFIPPYSPNFGGLWEAAVKSTKHFLKRTMLNRILIYENFNTLLVQIEGILNSRPLYSLSNDPNDLEPITPSHFLIGRPITMLPEPDVSEAPPTRLSRLQSVQQLYQQFWIRFTKEYISQLRFQYKWKNQATPIAVGTLVLIKNDQQPPGKWPMGRVLRLFPGKDGVSRVAEVKTSSKVVIRSVRHLCPLPIEEDTVN; from the exons ATGGCTCAAGACATGAAAACTTTGATCAGAAATAGAGgctcaattaaacaaaaaataacgaTCTTAGAAAACTATATTAGTTCAATTCAAGACGAAACTAATTCAGTAGATATATGTAACATTCAATCGCGGTATGAAAATTGCAAGGATTTGATTAATCAATTTGAAACTATACAAACTGAAATTGAAGAAAAATGCGAGgaaaaagatttaatttcacaattttcaGAAAGAAACGCGTTTGAATCTAAATACTTTACATCTATTTCATTCTTAAAagatattctaaataaaaattctCCTATTCAATCTAATGTTCCAGTGCATGATTcacttcaaaatattttattacctaagctTAAGCTTCCTGTTTTTAATGGGGAATACGAAACCTGGTTAGACTTTAAACAATCATTCATGTCAACTATTGATCAAAATACAACACTTAATCAGAGCCAAAAATACAATTTTCTCAAAGCTACGTTAGATGGCTATGCAAAAAGAGCCATATCGGGTTGCGAGGAAACACAAGATTATCCACGAGCATGGAAAATGCTATGTGATAAATTTGATAAGAGAAAATGCCTTGTAGATACTCATATTCAGTCTGTTATCAATATAACTCCTTtgcataaaaatacatttttacaaTTCAGGCATTTATTAGATGAAGTTTCAATACATTTATCCGCTCTTGAAA ataaaattaatcaacataaatggaaAGAATTTCATACAAAAACAGAGCTTCCTACATTAAATGAATTTCTAGATTTTTTGAAAGAGAGACAAGATATTTTGCAGTCACAACAAGAAGTAAATGTGAAACCTCAATTCAATCAATTTTCTAAAGCATCAAATCAATTCTATAAAACAAAAGATGCACAAATGCATTCTCAT AATACTTGCAATTTAGGGTCCTGTAAAAAGTGTGGACGAAAACATAATACTTTTCTTCATAATGATGTTACAAATCAACAAAATAACAATTCAAATGAACCTTTAGTATTCAATAATTCAAGTAGTCAACCTAGTACAAGTAGTAGTTACAATAATGCAGGTAATCAAACAAGTCAGCAGTCTACTGTGTTATTTCAAACAAATCCAAGTTCTATAAATATCAAAGAAGGTATAATAAATGCATCAATTCTATTATCCACAGTAACATTCAAGGTTAGAGACAGTAGTGGCAAGTTTCAAGTAGGTAGAGCCTTATTGGACTCTGGAGCACAATCAAATCTAGTAACAGAAGCATTCTGTAAGAAAATAGGTGTGCCATTATCTTCTGCAAATTTATCAATTATTGGCATAAATCAAGTAATGTCtacattgacaaaaaagacttcATTAACCATATTCTCCAATGTCAGTAATTTTCAATGTAATGTGTGTTGCTATGTAACCCCTATGATTTCATCATCTATTCCTTCAGAAAAGGTTAAtgtaacaaatattaaaattccaGACAATATTAAGCTCTCAGATCCACTATTTTACTCACCTAATGAGATTGATATGCTCATAGGAGTTACACTATTTTGGGACTTAATATTGGATGGAAAAATTACTATAGGAAAAAATAAACCAATTTTTCAAAATACCAAGTTAGGGTGGATCGTTTCTGGTGCTATAAATAATTCAGGTAATTATtctatttgcaatttttcaaAAGACATTGTTATACCAGAAGAtcatcaattaaaaaaattttgggaaCTTAATGAGTTAGATAATTCTATTGAAATGTCAACCGATGAACTGCATTGTGAAGAGTTATTTCACAATGATACTTCTCGCCATGAAAATGGACAATttatagtaaaatttccattaagATCATCTCCTACACTACTAGGTGACTCAAAGGAGAAAGCAATTCAACGTTTCTTGTCTTTAGAAAAACGTTTTAAATCAAatactatattttataatttatacaaACAATTTATTCAAGACTACATACAATTAGGTCACATGACTAAAATTTCCGTAGATAATTTGACAAGCTCACACTATTATTTACCACATCATGCTGTATTAAAGGAAACAAGTATAACATCAAAAATAAGAGTTGTTTTTGATGGCTCGTGTACCACTAGTTCTGGGTGGTCTCTAAATGATTTGCAATACATGGGACCAAAGgtcttaaataatatttttgatattacaCTTAGATTCAGATTATACAAATATGTTGTTTCTGCAGATGTATCTAAAATGTACAGACAAATTCTAATGCACAGTGATCACAGACCATTGCAGTGCataatctggagaaacaaatctGAGGACGATTTATCCTCTTATCAACTCAATACTGTTACATATGGGACAAAATCTGCACCCTATCTAGCAATAAAATGTCTTAATCAAGTAGCTACAgagtataaaaatatatttccaaTTGCATCTAAGACTATTCACAATGATTTTTATGTAGATGACCTTTTGACGGGATCTAATAATATTGAAGAGTTACAAACACGTTGTAATGACATTTCATCCATTTTAAAATCTGCCAATTTTATACTTAGAAAATGGGTTTCAAACAATTCTGCTGTTTTAGAGAAAGTTGAATTAACTGATATTCCTAATAAAGTTTTAGATATAGGAGAATCCGAAAGTTTCAAAACCTTAGGTACTCAATGGGACAGCAAACAAGATATTTTAAGATATAAGATCACCACCATTCCATTAGATAAAATTGTTACTAAAAGacaaatactttctattattgccCAAATATATGATCCATTGGGTCTTCTTAGTCCTGTAATAATCATTTCAAAGAttcttattcaacatttatggtcAATTAAACTACCCTGGGATGACCCAGTTCCTGAAAATGTACATATCAAATGGTTTCAATTTTACAATCAATTGTCACAATTAAATACACTTAAAATTCCAAGAATTGTAATAGGTACAAGTCACAAGTTAGTAGATATTCATTGTTTCTGTGATGCTTCATTACAAGCATATGCTAGTTGTCTTTATATGCGTAGCATCAATTCAGATGGAGCATATACAGTGAGACTACTTTGTTCAAAAACAAAAGTTTCACCCCTAAAGTCAGTTACAATACCAAGATTGGAGCTTTGTGCAGCTCTTCTTGGAGCTCAATTAACAAACCAAACTATTAATGCAATCTCATCCACTGTACCTGTATATATGTGGTCTGACTCTCAAATAGTTTTATGTTGGATCAAAAAACAACCAAACCAGTTACAAACCTTTGTTTCAAATCGTGTAGCAAAGATTCAGAATCTTACAAGTAATTTTATGTGGTCTTATGTTAGCACTAAAGAGAATCCAGCTGATTTGGCTTCTCGAGGAATAGTGCCAGAACTTTTCATCAATATGAACTTATGGTGGATGGGACCAGATTTTTTATATCAATCTATTGATCACTTGGTTAATTCAAACTCTCATCAAATTATAGAATTGCCAGAGTTAAAGAAAGTTAACAAGGTACTGACTTCAAAAATTATGAATCAATTTACTCTATTCACAACTTATTCAGATTTAACAAAGTTACAAAGAATTACTTCTTATATACTAAGATTTATTTTCAATCTAAGGAAATCTAAATCTGAGAGAAAATATGGATCTCTATCAGTTGAAGAATTAAATTACgctaatttgaaattaataaaattagcaCAATTCGAATCCTTTGCAGaggaaataaaaattatagaacaaaATAAATCATTACCCCCAAAACACAAACTGAGTTTTCTATCACCATTTCTTGATGAACAAGGTTTACTTCGTGTGGGCGGTAGGCTTAAATTTACTTCCTTAGAAATATATAAACATCATCCATATTTATTATCTTCAACGCACAATTTGacgaaattaatttttaaacataagcaTGCTGCTTTATTACATCCTGGCCCTCAACTTCTCTTAGCATCCATACGACAATTTTATTGGCCAATAGGTGGACGTAGTTTAGCTAGgcaaacaacaaaaaattgtattacatgttttaaatttaatccaTCTTTTGCTACATATCCAATGTCTAGTTTACCAGATAATAGAATTAAACCCTCCTTGCCTTTTCAATTTACAGGCATTGATTATGCCGGACCATTTCCTTTAAAGGATAAGGCAGGACGAGGATGCAaaattttaaagtgttacatttgtgtttttgtttgttttagcaCAAAAGCAATTCACTTAGAATTAGTATCAAATTTAACAACAAGGTGTTTCTTATCTTGTCTTAAACGATTTACTTCTCGAAGAGGAGTACCTTCAGATGTCTATTCAGATAACGGTAGCACATTTGTTGGAGCGAGAaatgaattaaaagaatttggaatattcttgttaaaaaatgaaaatgttaTTACTCAATATGCGTCAAAAGACAATATTCATTGGCATTTTATACCCCCATATTCTCCCAACTTTGGTGGTCTATGGGAAGCAGCAGTAAAAAgcacaaaacattttttaaagcgAACAATGTTAAATAGAATTTTAATTTATGAAAACTTCAATACGCTTCTTGTTCAAATTGAGGGAATCTTAAATTCGAGACCTCTGTATTCCTTATCAAATGATCCTAATGACCTAGAACCCATTACCCCATCACATTTTTTAATTGGTCGTCCAATTACAATGCTTCCTGAACCTGACGTATCAGAAGCTCCGCCAACCAGGCTGTCTAGACTACAATCTGTCCAACAATTATATCAACAATTTTGGATACGATTCACAAAAGAATACATTTCTCAACTGCGTTTTCAATATAAATGGAAAAACCAGGCTACTCCGATTGCTGTTGGTACACTAGTATTAATCAAGAATGATCAACAACCTCCAGGCAAGTGGCCAATGGGAAGAGTTCTACGTTTGTTCCCTGGAAAGGATGGAGTTTCGCGAGTGGCAGAAGTGAAAACATCTTCAAAAGTTGTGATCCGTTCTGTAAGACATTTATGTCCTTTGCCTATAGAGGAGGACACagtgaattaa